The following coding sequences are from one Hippopotamus amphibius kiboko isolate mHipAmp2 chromosome 9, mHipAmp2.hap2, whole genome shotgun sequence window:
- the GREP1 gene encoding glycine rich extracellular protein 1 isoform X6: MSTWAFPAALLLLCLTSESLQGGLPLLSPGLGKGLGGLNGYRSGYGSPSGLGAGFRNGRGLGAQPGPPAQNGYGTGIGGGVKPQKLGVSPGFSNGNGLGVGAFPGAAVQPAHGAPGRGWIPGVPPSTASFSPGFGVGVKPQKPGYGNGLGAGAFPGLGAQPGFGSRNGLGVGAFPGPGVLPGPGAQDGQGPGIAGSVKPQKPGLSNGNGMGVGAFPGVGAQPGLGGGVKPQKPGLAAPNGFGPGFGTQNGAQPGLGGLKPQKSGFGAGVRPQRPGFGNGNGLGTQPGPPAQNGYGAGFGGGVKSQKPGFGNGNGNGLGAQPGPASQQGYGAGFEGSVQPQEPGYGNGDALGAQPGPAAQNSDGAGSAVGVRPQKPGSGNSNGLGIQPGSAVPIGYGPGIAEAMKPQKPVYRNGLGAGAFPGYGNGIGLGARPGPCNGGVPPRLLARAPTPGVPSNKAGGWGLKSQPLPPVQDGKFPGQCGLGA; this comes from the exons ATGAGCACCTGGGCCTTCCCGGCggcccttctcctcctctgcctgaCTTCGGAAAGCCTGCAAGGCG GGCTACCTCTATTGTCTCCTGGCCTGGGGAAAG GCTTAGGAGGCTTGAATGGCTATCGATCAG GCTACGGCTCCCCCAGTGGTCTAGGAGCAG GATTCAGGAATGGGCGAGGGCTGGGAGCCCAGCCAG GCCCTCCAGCTCAGAATGGCTACGGAACAG GCATCGGAGGGGGTGTGAAGCCCCAGAAGCTGG GTGTCTCCCCAGGGTTTAGCAATGGGAATGGGCTGGGAGTCGGGGCCTTCCCAGGTGCTGCTGTCCAGCCAG CTCATGGAGCCCCAGGAAGAGGCTGGATCCCTGGGGTCCCCCCATCTACTGCATCCTTCTCCCCAGGCTTTGGAGTGGGGGTGAAACCTCAGAAGCCAG gatATGGAAATGGGCTAGGAGCTGGTGCCTTCCCAGGGCTGGGAGCCCAGCCAG gatTTGGGAGCAGAAACGGATTGGGCGTTGGTGCTTTTCCAGGGCCAGGTGTGCTGCCAG GCCCCGGGGCTCAGGATGGCCAGGGACCAG gaaTTGCAGGGAGTGTGAAACCTCAAAAGCCCG GACTCAGCAATGGGAATGGGATGGGAGTTGGGGCCTTCCCAGGAGTTGGAGCCCAGCCAG GCTTGGGAGGGGGCGTGAAACCTCAGAAACCAG GTCTCGCAGCTCCAAATGGCTTTGGACCAG GGTTCGGGACCCAGAACGGAGCCCAGCCAG GCCTCGGAGGACTGAAACCTCAGAAGTCAG GCTTCGGAGCAGGCGTGAGACCCCAGAGGCCAG GATTTGGGAATGGGAATGGGCTGGGAACCCAGCCAG gcCCCCCAGCTCAGAATGGCTACGGAGCAG GCTTTGGAGGGGGTGTGAAAAGTCAGAAACCAG GATTTGGGAACGGGAACGGAAACGGGCTGGGAGCCCAGCCAG GCCCAGCATCCCAGCAGGGATATGGAGCAG GCTTCGAGGGGAGTGTGCAGCCCCAGGAGCCAG gATATGGTAATGGAGATGCACTGGGAGCCCAGCCAG GCCCTGCAGCTCAAAACAGCGATGGAGCAG GCTCGGCAGTAGGCGTGAGACCCCAGAAGCCAG GATCTGGGAACAGCAATGGACTGGGCATCCAGCCAG gGTCTGCGGTTCCCATCGGCTACGGACCAG GCATTGCTGAGGCCATGAAGCCTCAGAAGCCAG TTTACAGGAATGGGCTGGGAGCCGGAGCCTTCCCAG GATACGGCAACGGCATCGGGCTGGGGGCCCGGccag GTCCCTGCAATGGTGGGGTCCCTCCACGGCTTCTTGCCAGGGCCCCCACTCCAGGGGTCCCTTCCAATAAAGCGGGTGGCTGGGGCCTGAAatcccagccccttcccccagtGCAGGATGGCAAGTTCCCAGGTCAGTGTGGATTGGGGGCCTGA
- the GREP1 gene encoding glycine rich extracellular protein 1 isoform X5 → MSTWAFPAALLLLCLTSESLQGGLPLLSPGLGKGLGGLNGYRSGYGSPSGLGAGFRNGRGLGAQPGPPAQNGYGTGIGGGVKPQKLGVSPGFSNGNGLGVGAFPGAAVQPAHGAPGRGWIPGVPPSTASFSPGFGVGVKPQKPGYGNGLGAGAFPGLGAQPGFGSRNGLGVGAFPGPGVLPGPGAQDGQGPGIAGSVKPQKPGLSNGNGMGVGAFPGVGAQPGLGGGVKPQKPGLAAPNGFGPGFGTQNGAQPGLGGLKPQKSGFGAGVRPQRPGFGNGNGLGTQPGPPAQNGYGAGFGGGVKSQKPGFGNGNGNGLGAQPGPASQQGYGAGFEGSVQPQEPGYGNGDALGAQPGPAAQNSDGAGSAVGVRPQKPGSGNSNGLGIQPGSAVPIGYGPGIAEAMKPQKPVYRNGLGAGAFPGEGAQPAEGGRVRPWSSGRWGRGAQGALGKELGPGEEKGQGGVHLSLSLCLSPRKPGEPSPPHPFPEPPPALLPEPLPPPPNTASHIPAFPLQDTATASGWGPGQVPAMVGSLHGFLPGPPLQGSLPIKRVAGA, encoded by the exons ATGAGCACCTGGGCCTTCCCGGCggcccttctcctcctctgcctgaCTTCGGAAAGCCTGCAAGGCG GGCTACCTCTATTGTCTCCTGGCCTGGGGAAAG GCTTAGGAGGCTTGAATGGCTATCGATCAG GCTACGGCTCCCCCAGTGGTCTAGGAGCAG GATTCAGGAATGGGCGAGGGCTGGGAGCCCAGCCAG GCCCTCCAGCTCAGAATGGCTACGGAACAG GCATCGGAGGGGGTGTGAAGCCCCAGAAGCTGG GTGTCTCCCCAGGGTTTAGCAATGGGAATGGGCTGGGAGTCGGGGCCTTCCCAGGTGCTGCTGTCCAGCCAG CTCATGGAGCCCCAGGAAGAGGCTGGATCCCTGGGGTCCCCCCATCTACTGCATCCTTCTCCCCAGGCTTTGGAGTGGGGGTGAAACCTCAGAAGCCAG gatATGGAAATGGGCTAGGAGCTGGTGCCTTCCCAGGGCTGGGAGCCCAGCCAG gatTTGGGAGCAGAAACGGATTGGGCGTTGGTGCTTTTCCAGGGCCAGGTGTGCTGCCAG GCCCCGGGGCTCAGGATGGCCAGGGACCAG gaaTTGCAGGGAGTGTGAAACCTCAAAAGCCCG GACTCAGCAATGGGAATGGGATGGGAGTTGGGGCCTTCCCAGGAGTTGGAGCCCAGCCAG GCTTGGGAGGGGGCGTGAAACCTCAGAAACCAG GTCTCGCAGCTCCAAATGGCTTTGGACCAG GGTTCGGGACCCAGAACGGAGCCCAGCCAG GCCTCGGAGGACTGAAACCTCAGAAGTCAG GCTTCGGAGCAGGCGTGAGACCCCAGAGGCCAG GATTTGGGAATGGGAATGGGCTGGGAACCCAGCCAG gcCCCCCAGCTCAGAATGGCTACGGAGCAG GCTTTGGAGGGGGTGTGAAAAGTCAGAAACCAG GATTTGGGAACGGGAACGGAAACGGGCTGGGAGCCCAGCCAG GCCCAGCATCCCAGCAGGGATATGGAGCAG GCTTCGAGGGGAGTGTGCAGCCCCAGGAGCCAG gATATGGTAATGGAGATGCACTGGGAGCCCAGCCAG GCCCTGCAGCTCAAAACAGCGATGGAGCAG GCTCGGCAGTAGGCGTGAGACCCCAGAAGCCAG GATCTGGGAACAGCAATGGACTGGGCATCCAGCCAG gGTCTGCGGTTCCCATCGGCTACGGACCAG GCATTGCTGAGGCCATGAAGCCTCAGAAGCCAG TTTACAGGAATGGGCTGGGAGCCGGAGCCTTCCCAGGTGAAGGGGCCCAGCCAGCTGAGGGGGGCAGGGTCAGGCCCTGGAGttctgggaggtggggaagaggagcACAGGGTGCATTGGGCAAagagctgggtcctggggaagagaaggggcagggtggggtccACCTGTCACTCAGCCTCTGTCTGAGCCCTCGGAAGCCAGGTGAGCCGAGCCCTCCTCATCCCTTTCCTGAACCTCCTCCTGCTCTCCTTCCAGAaccgctccccccgccccccaatacTGCCTCTCACATCCCTGCTTTTCCTCTCCAGGATACGGCAACGGCATCGGGCTGGGGGCCCGGccag GTCCCTGCAATGGTGGGGTCCCTCCACGGCTTCTTGCCAGGGCCCCCACTCCAGGGGTCCCTTCCAATAAAGCGGGTGGCTGGGGCCTGA
- the GREP1 gene encoding glycine rich extracellular protein 1 isoform X7 — MSTWAFPAALLLLCLTSESLQGGLPLLSPGLGKGLGGLNGYRSGYGSPSGLGAGFRNGRGLGAQPGPPAQNGYGTGIGGGVKPQKLGVSPGFSNGNGLGVGAFPGAAVQPAHGAPGRGWIPGVPPSTASFSPGFGVGVKPQKPGYGNGLGAGAFPGLGAQPGFGSRNGLGVGAFPGPGVLPGPGAQDGQGPGIAGSVKPQKPGLSNGNGMGVGAFPGVGAQPGLGGGVKPQKPGLAAPNGFGPGFGTQNGAQPGLGGLKPQKSGFGAGVRPQRPGFGNGNGLGTQPGPPAQNGYGAGFGGGVKSQKPGFGNGNGNGLGAQPGPASQQGYGAGFEGSVQPQEPGYGNGDALGAQPGPAAQNSDGAGSAVGVRPQKPGSGNSNGLGIQPGSAVPIGYGPGIAEAMKPQKPGYGNGIGLGARPGPCNGGVPPRLLARAPTPGVPSNKAGGWGLKSQPLPPVQDGKFPGQCGLGA, encoded by the exons ATGAGCACCTGGGCCTTCCCGGCggcccttctcctcctctgcctgaCTTCGGAAAGCCTGCAAGGCG GGCTACCTCTATTGTCTCCTGGCCTGGGGAAAG GCTTAGGAGGCTTGAATGGCTATCGATCAG GCTACGGCTCCCCCAGTGGTCTAGGAGCAG GATTCAGGAATGGGCGAGGGCTGGGAGCCCAGCCAG GCCCTCCAGCTCAGAATGGCTACGGAACAG GCATCGGAGGGGGTGTGAAGCCCCAGAAGCTGG GTGTCTCCCCAGGGTTTAGCAATGGGAATGGGCTGGGAGTCGGGGCCTTCCCAGGTGCTGCTGTCCAGCCAG CTCATGGAGCCCCAGGAAGAGGCTGGATCCCTGGGGTCCCCCCATCTACTGCATCCTTCTCCCCAGGCTTTGGAGTGGGGGTGAAACCTCAGAAGCCAG gatATGGAAATGGGCTAGGAGCTGGTGCCTTCCCAGGGCTGGGAGCCCAGCCAG gatTTGGGAGCAGAAACGGATTGGGCGTTGGTGCTTTTCCAGGGCCAGGTGTGCTGCCAG GCCCCGGGGCTCAGGATGGCCAGGGACCAG gaaTTGCAGGGAGTGTGAAACCTCAAAAGCCCG GACTCAGCAATGGGAATGGGATGGGAGTTGGGGCCTTCCCAGGAGTTGGAGCCCAGCCAG GCTTGGGAGGGGGCGTGAAACCTCAGAAACCAG GTCTCGCAGCTCCAAATGGCTTTGGACCAG GGTTCGGGACCCAGAACGGAGCCCAGCCAG GCCTCGGAGGACTGAAACCTCAGAAGTCAG GCTTCGGAGCAGGCGTGAGACCCCAGAGGCCAG GATTTGGGAATGGGAATGGGCTGGGAACCCAGCCAG gcCCCCCAGCTCAGAATGGCTACGGAGCAG GCTTTGGAGGGGGTGTGAAAAGTCAGAAACCAG GATTTGGGAACGGGAACGGAAACGGGCTGGGAGCCCAGCCAG GCCCAGCATCCCAGCAGGGATATGGAGCAG GCTTCGAGGGGAGTGTGCAGCCCCAGGAGCCAG gATATGGTAATGGAGATGCACTGGGAGCCCAGCCAG GCCCTGCAGCTCAAAACAGCGATGGAGCAG GCTCGGCAGTAGGCGTGAGACCCCAGAAGCCAG GATCTGGGAACAGCAATGGACTGGGCATCCAGCCAG gGTCTGCGGTTCCCATCGGCTACGGACCAG GCATTGCTGAGGCCATGAAGCCTCAGAAGCCAG GATACGGCAACGGCATCGGGCTGGGGGCCCGGccag GTCCCTGCAATGGTGGGGTCCCTCCACGGCTTCTTGCCAGGGCCCCCACTCCAGGGGTCCCTTCCAATAAAGCGGGTGGCTGGGGCCTGAAatcccagccccttcccccagtGCAGGATGGCAAGTTCCCAGGTCAGTGTGGATTGGGGGCCTGA
- the GREP1 gene encoding glycine rich extracellular protein 1 isoform X1, whose translation MSTWAFPAALLLLCLTSESLQGGLPLLSPGLGKGLGGLNGYRSGYGSPSGLGAGFRNGRGLGAQPGPPAQNGYGTGIGGGVKPQKLGVSPGFSNGNGLGVGAFPGAAVQPAHGAPGRGWIPGVPPSTASFSPGFGVGVKPQKPGYGNGLGAGAFPGLGAQPGFGSRNGLGVGAFPGPGVLPGPGAQDGQGPGIAGSVKPQKPGLSNGNGMGVGAFPGVGAQPGLGGGVKPQKPGLAAPNGFGPGFGTQNGAQPGLGGLKPQKSGFGAGVRPQRPGFGNGNGLGTQPGPPAQNGYGAGFGGGVKSQKPGFGNGNGNGLGAQPGPASQQGYGAGFEGSVQPQEPGYGNGDALGAQPGPAAQNSDGAGSAVGVRPQKPGSGNSNGLGIQPGSAVPIGYGPGIAEAMKPQKPVYRNGLGAGAFPGEGAQPAEGGRVRPWSSGRWGRGAQGALGKELGPGEEKGQGGVHLSLSLCLSPRKPGEPSPPHPFPEPPPALLPEPLPPPPNTASHIPAFPLQDTATASGWGPGQYLLQPSSGDRNFRKQGTRLRMAMDQEQNWALAVASSPRKSVLVMGMAVWQPGSSLRPARSQGSLGPMAFRMGMRRQHLCPAKWPLQPLEEMVRPGP comes from the exons ATGAGCACCTGGGCCTTCCCGGCggcccttctcctcctctgcctgaCTTCGGAAAGCCTGCAAGGCG GGCTACCTCTATTGTCTCCTGGCCTGGGGAAAG GCTTAGGAGGCTTGAATGGCTATCGATCAG GCTACGGCTCCCCCAGTGGTCTAGGAGCAG GATTCAGGAATGGGCGAGGGCTGGGAGCCCAGCCAG GCCCTCCAGCTCAGAATGGCTACGGAACAG GCATCGGAGGGGGTGTGAAGCCCCAGAAGCTGG GTGTCTCCCCAGGGTTTAGCAATGGGAATGGGCTGGGAGTCGGGGCCTTCCCAGGTGCTGCTGTCCAGCCAG CTCATGGAGCCCCAGGAAGAGGCTGGATCCCTGGGGTCCCCCCATCTACTGCATCCTTCTCCCCAGGCTTTGGAGTGGGGGTGAAACCTCAGAAGCCAG gatATGGAAATGGGCTAGGAGCTGGTGCCTTCCCAGGGCTGGGAGCCCAGCCAG gatTTGGGAGCAGAAACGGATTGGGCGTTGGTGCTTTTCCAGGGCCAGGTGTGCTGCCAG GCCCCGGGGCTCAGGATGGCCAGGGACCAG gaaTTGCAGGGAGTGTGAAACCTCAAAAGCCCG GACTCAGCAATGGGAATGGGATGGGAGTTGGGGCCTTCCCAGGAGTTGGAGCCCAGCCAG GCTTGGGAGGGGGCGTGAAACCTCAGAAACCAG GTCTCGCAGCTCCAAATGGCTTTGGACCAG GGTTCGGGACCCAGAACGGAGCCCAGCCAG GCCTCGGAGGACTGAAACCTCAGAAGTCAG GCTTCGGAGCAGGCGTGAGACCCCAGAGGCCAG GATTTGGGAATGGGAATGGGCTGGGAACCCAGCCAG gcCCCCCAGCTCAGAATGGCTACGGAGCAG GCTTTGGAGGGGGTGTGAAAAGTCAGAAACCAG GATTTGGGAACGGGAACGGAAACGGGCTGGGAGCCCAGCCAG GCCCAGCATCCCAGCAGGGATATGGAGCAG GCTTCGAGGGGAGTGTGCAGCCCCAGGAGCCAG gATATGGTAATGGAGATGCACTGGGAGCCCAGCCAG GCCCTGCAGCTCAAAACAGCGATGGAGCAG GCTCGGCAGTAGGCGTGAGACCCCAGAAGCCAG GATCTGGGAACAGCAATGGACTGGGCATCCAGCCAG gGTCTGCGGTTCCCATCGGCTACGGACCAG GCATTGCTGAGGCCATGAAGCCTCAGAAGCCAG TTTACAGGAATGGGCTGGGAGCCGGAGCCTTCCCAGGTGAAGGGGCCCAGCCAGCTGAGGGGGGCAGGGTCAGGCCCTGGAGttctgggaggtggggaagaggagcACAGGGTGCATTGGGCAAagagctgggtcctggggaagagaaggggcagggtggggtccACCTGTCACTCAGCCTCTGTCTGAGCCCTCGGAAGCCAGGTGAGCCGAGCCCTCCTCATCCCTTTCCTGAACCTCCTCCTGCTCTCCTTCCAGAaccgctccccccgccccccaatacTGCCTCTCACATCCCTGCTTTTCCTCTCCAGGATACGGCAACGGCATCGGGCTGGGGGCCCGGccag TACCTACTCCAGCCATCCAGTGGGGACCGAAACTTCAGGAAGCAG GGTACCAGGCTCAGAATGGCTATGGACCAGGAGCAGAACTGG GCTTTGGCGGTGGCCTCAAGCCCCAGAAAGTCG